In the genome of Raphanus sativus cultivar WK10039 chromosome 4, ASM80110v3, whole genome shotgun sequence, one region contains:
- the LOC108833607 gene encoding DNA replication licensing factor MCM3, translated as MDVPEETRLRHKRDFIQFLENIYMDEIKALVQNKRHRLIVNISDIHTHFRESESSSRILKNPIEYMQSFCDAATEATRNIDPKYLKEGEQVLVGFEGHFVSRRVTPRELLSEFIGSLVCVEGIVTKCSLVRPKVVKSVHFCPSTGEFTNREYRDITSHAGLPTGSVYPTRDDNGNLLVTEYGLCKYKDHQTLSIQEVPENAAPGQLPRSVDVIAEDDLVDSCKPGDRVAIVGIYKALPGKSKGSVNGVFRTILIANNISLLNKEANAPIYTPRDLQEIKKIAARDDAFDLLSRSLAPSIYGHAWIKKAVILLMLGGMEKNLKNGTHLRGDINMMMVGDPSVAKSQLLRAIMNIAPLAISTTGRGSSGVGLTAAVTSDQETGERRLEAGAMVLADKGIVCIDEFDKMNDQDRVAIHEVMEQQTVTIAKAGIHASLNARCSVVAAANPIYGTYDRSLTPTKNIGLPDSLLSRFDLLFIVLDQMDAGIDSMISEHVLRMHRYQNDRGEAGPDGNLPYGREEDGESEVFVKYNRMLHGKKKKRGQTNEKTLTIKFLKKYIHYAKHRIQPELTDEASERIAEAYADLRNAGSDTKTGGTLPITARTLETIIRLATAHAKLKLSRKVTKVDAEAALKLMNFAIYHQELTEMDEREQEERQREQSEQERTPSGNRGNQENVSANVESEAADPMDVDEPPSEQFSGTVSAARIETFERVFGQHMRTNRLDDISIADIETVVNNNGVGASRYSADEIMALLEKLQDDNKVMISDGKVHII; from the exons ATGGATGTGCCGGAGGAGACGAGGCTTCGCCACAAGCGAGATTTCATCCAGTTCCTCGAAAAC ATCTACATGGATGAAATCAAGGCGCTGGTGCAGAACAAGCGTCACCGTCTCATTGTGAATATATCTGACATTCATACTCACTTCCGCGAATCTGAATCTTCCTCTAG GATACTGAAGAATCCAATTGAGTACATGCAGTCATTCTGCGACGCAGCCACTGAAGCTACCCGTAATATTGACCCTAAATACTTGAAAGAAGGTGAACAGGTCCTTGTCGGATTCGAAGGTCATTTTGTCTCTCGCCGTGTCACACCTAGAGAGCTCCTCTCTGAGTTTATTGGATCTTTGGTCTGTGTTGAGGGCATTGTCACCAAAT GCTCTCTTGTGAGGCCAAAGGTTGTTAAAAGTGTCCACTTTTGTCCATCTACCGGTGAATTTACCAATCGAGAGTATCGAGACATTACGTCCCATGCGGGTTTACCCACTGGCTCTGTCTATCCCACTAGG GATGATAATGGCAACTTATTGGTGACTGAGTATGGTCTGTGCAAATACAAAGATCACCAGACCTTGTCAATTCAAGAAGTGCCTGAAAACGCTGCTCCTGGTCAGCTTCCACGAAGCGTTGATGTCATTGCTGAGGATGACTTGGTTGACTCTTGCAAGCCTGGAGATAGAGTGGCTATTGTCGGCATTTACAAAGCTCTTCCAGGCAAAAGCAAGGGTAGCGTTAATGGAGTCTTTAG GACTATCCTCATAGCCAATAATATCTCTCTGCTCAACAAAGAAGCAAATGCACCTATATACACCCCACGAGACTTACAGGAGATTAAAAAGATTGCAGCAAGAGATGATGCATTTGATCTCCTTTCTCGTTCCTTGGCACCTTCTATCTATGGGCACGCTTGGATCAAGAAAGCAGTCATACTACTGATGCTTGGTGGTATGGAAAAGAACCTCAAGAACGGAACCCACTTAAGAGG gGACATCAACATGATGATGGTTGGTGATCCATCTGTTGCCAAATCTCAACTTCTTAGAGCAATAATGAATATTGCACCTTTGGCAATATCAACTACAGGCCGTGGTTCTTCCGGTGTTGGGTTAACTGCAGCTGTGACGTCTGACCAAGAAACAG GGGAAAGAAGACTGGAAGCTGGTGCAATGGTCCTCGCTGATAAAGGTATCGTCTGCATTGACGAGTTTGATAAGATGAACGATCAGGACCGAGTTGCTATACACGAAGTGATGGAGCAACAGACTGTAACAATCGCCAAAGCTGGTATCCATGCATCACTAAATGCTAGATGCAGTGTGGTTGCAGCAGCAAATCCCATCTATGGAACC TATGATAGATCATTGACTCCAACAAAGAACATTGGACTTCCAGACTCGCTGCTCTCTCGTTTTGATCTGCTGTTTATCGTGTTGGACCAAATGGATGCTGGTATAGATAGCATGATATCAGAACACGTCTTGCGCATGCATCGTTACCAAAACGATAGAG GGGAGGCAGGGCCAGATGGAAACTTGCCGTATGGGAGAGAGGAAGATGGTGAAAGTGAAGTGTTTGTTAAGTATAACCGAATGTTGcatgggaagaagaagaaaagaggcCAAACAAATGAGAAAACTCTTACGATTAAGTTCCTCAAGAAGTACATTCACTATGCCAAACATCGAATTCAGCCAGAGCTTACTGATGAA GCATCTGAACGTATTGCAGAAGCATATGCAGATCTCAGAAATGCAGGTTCTGATACCAAG ACTGGAGGTACGCTTCCGATAACAGCAAGAACTCTAGAGACAATAATCCGTCTTGCCACCGCACATGCCAAACTGAAGTTGAGCAGAAAG GTTACTAAAGTCGACGCAGAGGCTGCCTTGAAGCTGATGAACTTTGCAATATATCATCAAGAACTGACAGAGATGGATGAGCGGGAACAAGAAGAACGTCAAAGGGAACAATCAGAACAAGAAAGAACACCAAGTGGTAACAGAGGCAATCAAGAGAATGTCTCTGCAAACGTCGAAAG TGAAGCAGCAGATCCGATGGACGTCGACGAACCTCCCTCGGAGCAATTTAGTGGGACTGTCTCTGCAGCAAGGATTGAAACGTTTGAGCGAGTGTTTGGGCAGCACATGAGGACAAACAGGCTGGACGACATTTCTATTGCAGATATAGAGACAGTAGTCAACAACAATGGAGTTGGAGCTTCTCGTTACTCTGCAGATGAGATTATGGCTCTATTAGAG AAACTGCAAGATGATAACAAAGTGATGATCAGCGACGGAAAAGTCCATATCATTTGA
- the LOC108848263 gene encoding la-related protein 6A yields the protein METPSVSTAKPQAVEDAVASTADISQSQPQPQPQPLSHELDASPVAGSSDVVVVSDDDFDHERNMGEDRDHDHGDNPIDTDGSVVPDDDELKQKIIRQVEYYFSDENLPTDKFLLNALKKNKKGFVPISTIATFHKMKKLTRDLDLIVSALKESSFLVVSSDGKKVKRLSPLPEVRDPKIFTVLVENLPDDHSEENIRAIFGKAGSIKSVSICDPNAAEESEKGCKKDKFIRTRLHAFVEYETVEAAEKAAATLNNEQDWRNGLRVKLLEQAVKYAQRRPARKEVDSEKDNTGRMHDQTGGENKKANEHQHHHHSDTPADNDAGDKNGNKTRGRGRGRRQNHQGSNSSGHGTSPSNSSSFHHNYNQHHHHPVDVSKRPPGPRMPDGTRGFTMGRGKPLPTPPTSAQTNQEV from the exons ATGGAAACGCCTTCCGTCTCCACCGCCAAACCGCAAGCAGTTGAAGACGCGGTTGCCTCAACCGCCGATATTTCCCAATCGCAGCCACAGCCACAGCCGCAACCGCTGTCACATGAACTCGATGCTTCACCAGTTGCTGGATCTTCcgatgttgttgttgtctcaGATGATGATTTCGACCACGAGAGAAACATGGGCGAGGATCGCGATCACGATCACGGCGATAATCCGATCGATACCGACGGTTCTGTTGTTCCAGATGATGATGAGTTGAAGCAGAAGATCATCAGACAG GTTGAGTACTACTTTAGTGACGAGAATTTGCCTACTGACAAGTTTCTTCTTAATGCtctgaagaagaacaagaaaggCTTTG TTCCCATATCTACCATTGCTACATTCCATAAAATGAAGAAGCTTACGCGCGACCTTGATTTAATAGTATCTGCCTTGAAGGAATCGTCATTTCTT GTTGTCAGCTCGGATGGGAAGAAGGTGAAGCGTCTGAGTCCACTTCCTGAGGTCAGGGATCCAAAG ATTTTCACTGTTTTGGTAGAAAATTTGCCGGACGATCATTCCGAGGAGAACATTCGTGCTATATTTGGTAAAGCTGGAAG CATTAAAAGTGTATCCATATGTGATCCAAATGCTGCTGAAGAATCAGAGAAGGGTTGTAAGAAGGACAAATTCATCCGTACCAGA TTACATGCATTTGTGGAATATGAAACAGTGGAGGCAGCTGAGAAAGCG GCCGCTACACTGAATAACGAGCAAGACTGGAGAAATGGGTTGCGAGTTAAGCTTCTTGAACAAGCA GTAAAGTATGCACAGAGGAGACCAGCTAGGAAGGAAGTAGATTCAGAGAAGGACAATACAGGCCGAATGCATGATCAAACTGGAGGAGAGAACAAAAAGGCAAATGAACATCAGCATCACCATCATTCTGATACTCCGGCTGATAAT GATGCGGGGGATAAAAATGGGAACAAAACCAGAGGTCGGGGACGGGGAAGGCGACAGAATCATCAAGGCAGCAACAGTAGTG GACATGGAACTTCACCATCAAACTCATCATCGTTCCATCATAATTATAATCAGCACCATCATCATCCGGTGGATGTCTCAAAGCGTCCGCCCGGCCCGAGAATGCCTGATGGGACGAGAGGGTTCACAATGGGGCGTGGTAAACCGCTTCCTACTCCTCCCACGTCTGCTCAAACTAACCAAGAAGTTTGA